The following are from one region of the Thermomicrobiales bacterium genome:
- a CDS encoding ATP-binding protein, with protein sequence MDSGSRDDVLGVVTEGSFSAGLTVRLNGNYAEDLQVGSFVVLEGNRDRYFSLINDLQLRTTDPTVVADPPVESAFIRAALQGIHTFTAATVRPSLVVEDKDSLEGGAPRAVRTIPSHFAEMRRAREEDFDVVFGQEGDGRFSVGAPIAMDGVKVTIDLKKLVERPSGIFGQTGTGKSVLTRLILFGLIRSNIASALIFDMHDEYADARQDKPEIPGLRNLFGSTEVKVYSLDRKSSDADYHIQIGMNQIEPEDIALLEDELNLTDTFSATTFLLKREYKSQWLSRLLTLNAEDIKEFVAKTGAHEGAIDGLRRKLAYLGEREYVVQEATANQIQEIVHHLQQGRHVIVQFGRWDHLRDYMLVANLLTRRIHEQYREAADKRRTNETFDKGRSLVVVLEEAHKFLSPSAARQSIFGIIAREMRKFDVSLMVVDQRPSQIDSEVMSQLATRISGLLTDEHDIGAVLSGTGDRSGLRSMLASLEPTQQCLVVGHAIPMPMVVRTREYSRKLLTENKSQDHFDTSSAKALLRGLRVGGDS encoded by the coding sequence ATGGATTCAGGTAGCCGTGACGACGTGCTCGGCGTGGTCACTGAAGGCAGCTTCAGCGCGGGCCTGACGGTGCGATTGAACGGGAATTATGCCGAGGACCTACAGGTCGGCAGCTTTGTCGTCCTTGAAGGCAACCGCGACCGCTATTTCAGCTTGATCAACGATTTGCAGTTACGCACGACCGACCCAACAGTTGTCGCTGACCCGCCGGTCGAGAGCGCATTCATCCGTGCCGCGTTGCAGGGCATCCACACCTTTACCGCCGCGACGGTTCGTCCGAGTCTCGTCGTTGAGGACAAGGACTCGCTTGAAGGCGGTGCGCCGCGCGCTGTTCGCACGATCCCCTCGCACTTTGCAGAAATGCGCCGTGCTCGCGAGGAGGACTTCGATGTTGTCTTCGGACAGGAAGGCGACGGGCGCTTTTCGGTCGGCGCGCCTATCGCGATGGACGGCGTCAAGGTCACGATCGACCTCAAGAAACTGGTCGAGCGACCGAGCGGGATATTTGGACAGACCGGTACCGGCAAGAGTGTCCTGACCCGTCTGATTCTGTTCGGGCTGATCCGCAGCAACATCGCGTCAGCGCTGATCTTCGACATGCACGACGAATACGCCGATGCGCGGCAGGACAAGCCAGAGATCCCTGGTCTGCGCAATCTATTCGGATCGACCGAAGTCAAGGTCTATAGCCTTGACCGCAAATCATCAGACGCCGATTACCACATCCAAATTGGAATGAATCAGATCGAACCTGAAGACATCGCGCTGCTTGAAGACGAGCTCAACCTGACGGACACCTTCAGTGCCACAACATTTCTGCTCAAGCGAGAATATAAGAGCCAGTGGTTGTCAAGGCTCCTGACGCTAAACGCTGAAGATATCAAGGAGTTCGTTGCGAAGACTGGAGCGCACGAAGGTGCGATAGATGGGTTACGGCGCAAGCTCGCCTATCTGGGCGAACGAGAATACGTTGTGCAGGAGGCAACCGCCAATCAGATTCAGGAGATCGTCCATCACTTGCAACAAGGTCGGCACGTCATCGTGCAGTTCGGTCGCTGGGATCATTTGCGCGACTACATGCTTGTTGCGAATTTGTTGACGAGGCGCATTCACGAGCAGTATCGCGAGGCGGCGGACAAGCGTCGGACGAATGAGACGTTCGATAAGGGGCGCTCGCTCGTAGTCGTGCTCGAGGAGGCGCACAAATTCCTCAGTCCGTCGGCGGCACGGCAATCGATCTTCGGCATCATCGCCCGCGAGATGCGCAAGTTCGATGTCTCTCTGATGGTCGTCGACCAGCGCCCGAGTCAGATCGACTCGGAAGTGATGTCGCAGCTTGCAACACGCATCAGCGGTTTGCTGACCGACGAGCACGACATCGGAGCGGTCCTCAGCGGAACGGGCGACCGATCGGGACTGCGCTCAATGCTGGCCAGCCTGGAGCCAACGCAACAGTGCCTCGTTGTCGGACATGCCATCCCGATGCCGATGGTCGTTCGGACACGAGAATACAGCCGCAAGCTGCTTACTGAGAACAAGAGCCAGGATCATTTTGATACCAGTTCAGCCAAGGCTCTCCTGCGAGGATTGCGGGTCGGAGGGGATTCCTGA